A stretch of the Psychroserpens sp. Hel_I_66 genome encodes the following:
- a CDS encoding Crp/Fnr family transcriptional regulator, with the protein MIEKELLKQIEYLFDDFIIKNIEEIGIVKSFKPNDIIIDIGQDLTHIPLLLKGNIKVLRVDNDDHELLLYVLESGDTCSMSLTCCMSKSISKIRAVSDNDSEVIMIPNEKMTEWFHTNSSWRNFILQSYQIRFNEMLETIDTLAFMKMDERLLKYLIDTVKLNASKIITTTHQEIAEDLNTSRVVISRLLKQLENDNKIKLSRNKIEVIDF; encoded by the coding sequence ATATCTGTTTGATGATTTTATTATTAAAAATATTGAAGAAATCGGCATAGTAAAATCATTCAAGCCTAACGATATAATTATTGATATAGGTCAAGACTTAACTCATATACCTCTGCTTTTAAAAGGCAATATAAAAGTATTAAGAGTTGATAATGATGACCATGAACTACTTCTATACGTTCTAGAGAGTGGTGACACCTGCTCAATGTCACTTACCTGTTGCATGTCAAAGTCGATTAGTAAAATAAGAGCAGTTTCAGATAATGATTCCGAAGTAATAATGATTCCAAACGAGAAAATGACAGAGTGGTTTCATACCAATTCAAGTTGGCGCAACTTTATACTTCAAAGCTATCAAATTCGTTTTAATGAAATGTTAGAAACCATAGACACTCTAGCTTTCATGAAGATGGACGAACGTCTTCTCAAATATTTGATCGACACAGTTAAATTGAATGCCTCAAAAATCATAACTACAACCCACCAAGAAATTGCAGAAGATCTCAACACGTCAAGAGTCGTAATTTCGAGACTATTAAAACAGTTGGAAAACGACAATAAAATAAAACTAAGTAGAAATAAAATTGAAGTTATAGACTTTTAA